The candidate division KSB1 bacterium genome segment CAGTTGCTCCGAGAGAGGTTCAACTTTATCATTTTTATATGCTTCCCCCCATTTAACAAAAATCTAACAGCATTAAAGAAGACTCTTAAGACCAGCGGCAAGACGATGCGGATAATCTTAACCATTTTAGATCTGCGTCATGAAAAACTCTAAACACACCGCAAAAGGCAACTGATCCGACTTAAGAGTGATTTACACGACGATCAAACTGGATGTTTTAGTTAACGGCTTTACCATAATCAAAAATTGATTGATTATTTTTATTACGAAAACTATAAACAACGAGTTAATTTTTGCACCTTATTTCATGATTATCATTTTTCTTACCGCTTTAAATCCGCCCATGCGGATTTGGTAAAAGTAAATGCCCGACGGCAGAGTTCCGGCATCAAAGCGTGCGGAATAGACGCCGGGCTGATGAACATCATCCCTCAGCATGGCGACGGTTCTGCCGCGCGGATCGAGAACCTCGAGTATTACCCTGCAAGGTTCCTTGACCTGATATTCGATCGTCGTGTAGGGATTAAAAGGATTCGGATAATTCTGCTGCAACGAAAATATATAGTCGGCAGTTGAAGCGGATGTGCCGGTTGCTGTCTGCACCTTTATTGTTGCCGTGCCGAAAATTGATGTTCCGCCCTGCCGGCAGGTGAGCGTAAATTCGCCAGGCGTCGTTGCCGTATAGGTACAAATACTCCCGTCAACCGTTAGGGTCCCGCCGCCCGTCGTCGACCACTGCGGGTCAGTAAGAGGATAATCGGCGTCATATTGATCTTTGCCCACGGCGCGGAGCTGCAGGCTTTGACCGACCGTCAGCACGGTTTCTGCCGGAGTAATGGTGATTTTTACCAGTTCAGAAGGAAGGTTGGCGGTATTGATGAAAGCCCGACCTTCTACCGCCGCGCCTTTGGAGCGGCAGATGATCGCAAACTGACCCACTTGTTCGGCAGTATAGAGACAAGAATGGCCTGTCGGCTGTATGGTTCCGCCCTCGGCCGACCATTCCGGCTCAAANNNNNNNNNNATTCATCCCCGCCGCCGTGAACTGCTGCTGTTGTCCGACCACGAGGTTCACTTGTACGGGCGTCACCACAATCTGCGACACCGTCC includes the following:
- a CDS encoding T9SS type A sorting domain-containing protein, with product FEPEWSAEGGTIQPTGHSCLYTAEQVGQFAIICRSKGAAVEGRAFINTANLPSELVKITITPAETVLTVGQSLQLRAVGKDQYDADYPLTDPQWSTTGGGTLTVDGSICTYTATTPGEFTLTCRQGGTSIFGTATIKVQTATGTSASTADYIFSLQQNYPNPFNPYTTIEYQVKEPCRVILEVLDPRGRTVAMLRDDVHQPGVYSARFDAGTLPSGIYFYQIRMGGFKAVRKMIIMK